One Candidatus Schekmanbacteria bacterium genomic window carries:
- the rsmA gene encoding ribosomal RNA small subunit methyltransferase A — MVQYSKIDRKKIKPKKSLGQHFLKNPRILKKIVSSINPKKDDNILEIGCGEGLLTELLAQSGAKIAAIEKDKELYEIAEERLKKYKNCKILKGDILKIDIDKLRNDYFSSRRIRVVGNIPYNISSQILFMMLEKRRLIEDIVFLIQKEMADRISAERGNSDYGYVSVAFAIFFKTSKIYNISGKSFFPPAKVESTLIHLIRLKQPKVKIDNEVEFLKFIKNCFSHRRKTIRNNIKMMLDNKKLEALEKQLSLSHNFNLSVRAEELDLFHFKKIYDIIKFQPG, encoded by the coding sequence ATGGTCCAATATTCAAAAATAGACAGAAAAAAAATTAAGCCAAAAAAATCTCTTGGACAACATTTTCTAAAAAATCCCCGCATATTAAAAAAAATAGTTTCATCTATAAACCCTAAAAAAGATGACAATATCTTGGAAATAGGATGCGGCGAAGGACTGCTTACAGAGTTATTAGCCCAATCAGGTGCAAAAATAGCTGCTATTGAAAAAGATAAAGAGCTTTACGAAATTGCTGAGGAAAGACTGAAAAAATATAAAAACTGCAAAATTTTAAAAGGAGATATTCTAAAAATTGACATAGACAAATTAAGGAATGATTATTTTTCCTCCAGAAGGATAAGAGTCGTTGGAAATATTCCCTATAATATTTCTTCACAAATTCTCTTTATGATGCTTGAGAAAAGAAGACTAATTGAAGATATTGTCTTTCTAATACAAAAAGAAATGGCTGACAGAATTTCTGCTGAAAGAGGCAATAGTGATTATGGATATGTGTCAGTTGCTTTTGCAATCTTCTTCAAAACTTCGAAAATTTACAACATTTCTGGAAAAAGTTTTTTCCCACCTGCAAAGGTTGAATCCACATTGATACATCTGATTAGGCTGAAACAACCTAAGGTAAAAATTGACAACGAAGTAGAATTCCTGAAGTTCATAAAAAATTGTTTTTCTCACAGAAGAAAGACAATACGCAATAATATTAAGATGATGCTTGACAATAAAAAATTAGAAGCTTTAGAAAAACAACTTTCTTTGTCACATAATTTCAACCTTTCTGTTCGAGCCGAAGAATTAGACCTCTTCCATTTTAAAAAAATCTATGATATTATAAAATTCCAACCGGGATAA